The nucleotide window TCTTTCTCGGCCACTTGAGTGTAGGGGGTGAGCTTTTAAAAACTAATTCCGAACCAGAAACGGTTGCATATTATCTCAGAAATGACTATTCTATGGGCGATCCCCTTATTTTCAGACATATGCTTATTTGCGGGAGCACAGGTACAGGAAAAACATTCCTCTCAAAAAATATTCTTCGTCAGTTCCTGAGAGAAGACAACAGGTACAGGCTGCGGAGTTCTCCTGACAAGGCACGGAAAAACCCTTGCCTGGTAATTATGGATCCTCAGGATGAATATTCTCAACTTTTCGAGGACAACGAAACCCTAACTGATGGCGATAAGTTCCGGTTTGAATCCGAAAATGTAACTTATGGCCGGGTTCTCTCTACAAGGGCTTTCGTAGCGAAAGTTGACGGTCAAAGATACCCCGGGGATAAATCCAGAGCCGAGCAGATTGAATTTACAATTCCTTTTTCGCTTGTAGAACATAATTCCTGGCTTATTGCAGCAGCCGGAATGTCAGAACTCCAGTATATCGGACTTGAAGTGCTTCTTGGAGATTTCTTCAAATCAAGCGTACCCCATACTTACCAGAATTTCGTCAACCATATTGATAATGAAGGTACACGTTCCTACTATGTTGACAGCGGAAAGCTGCATGAGTCTTCATATGACGGAATTGTAAGAAGAGTAAGAAACCCCTTCTTTTCAAAAGTCTTTGATCGGGATGCGACTTCAATTATTGACCTTGTGGATAAGATCTTCAAGCCAGGGCAGATTTCAGTCTTCCCGACTGAATATATAAGTGCTCCGAGAATCCGCGATCTCATAGTGCTCACAATCATGAGCTTGATCGTGGACAATAAACTAAATACAACGGGAAAGGAAGCCATTAAAGAAACTCCAATAATTCTCGCCCTGGACGAAGCTCACCGATACCTTTCAAATGCAAACGGGGAACATTCCCGCCTTATTATCTCACGATTTGCGGATGCAGCTCGCCAGGGCCGAAAAGAAGGACTGGGCCTTTTCTTAATCACCCAGGACCCTCAGGATATCGATGATACGGTTTTTAAGCAGATAAATACGAAACTGATCCTTAATCTCAACAATGACGCAGCTATTACGTCTCTAAAAGTTCCGAAGGAATATGAACGGAGAATTCCTTATCTCAAGAAAGGACAGATGATAATTCACTCCCCGGACAACAGTGATATCGTGGAGATAATCGGGCTTTCAAATTGTGTAGTCCGGCACCGATGATCTTTATCGGTTTGATGACCAACAAGTTTACTGAGAAAGTTCTTCGGTTGTGCAGACAGAGTTCAGGTACGGTGAGAGTCACCAACCCGAAAACCTGAAACTTCCTAACTTAACATGAATTATTGCGAGGACGAGTTGTTGAAAAACGTAAGTGAATAATCTGTATTATAAAGTTTAAAATATAAGGGTTAATCTACTTTTTTCCATGAATAAAAAGTATGCCTGTGCTCAAACCTAGTACTGTGATTCTAAAGTAGGTTCATAAAACTTAACTTTTGAAAAGACTAGAAGATCACGGATTTTTCCAAAAATTAAGGAATTGATTTTGGATTCAAAGCACTAGTAAGACAAGGTAAAGGTAATCTTGTTGTCATATTGATAAATAATTTCCCCACTACCCTTTAATCTTGATTTTTTTTATTTTTTCAATTTAAGAGCTTACTTACTTTCAGCGTATATACCAGGTCTTGTATTTGTTGTCACTGTTATGTAATTTGTCTTCGTTATAGTACTGCTGCCTGCCGCATTGCTTACTGTAAATGTAATCTTATATTTTCCTGCCTGTAAATACTGATGTTTTGGATTCTTTTCTCTTGAAATTGACCCGTCTCCAAAACTCCATTTGTATGCAGTCGGATTTCCTGAGCTCTTGTCAGTAAATGCAACAGTTAACGGGGATTTTCCTGAAGTTGGATATGCAGAAAATGCAGCAGCAGGTTTTGATACTACAACTATATAATTTGTCTTTGTTACCGTGTTACTGCCGACAGCATTTACTGCTGTAAGAGCCACAGTATAATTTCCTGCTTTAGAATACTTATGCTTGGGGTTCTGCTGGACTGAGGTTGTTCCGTCTCCAAAACTCCATTTCCACTTTGTCGGTGTTCCTGTGCTTGTATCAGTAAAGGCAACTGTTAATGGTGCTTTTCCTGAAGTAGGAGTAGCTGAAAACGAAGCAGCAGGTTTTGATACTACTACTATATAATTTGTCTTTGTTACCGTACTACTGCCGGCAGCATTTGCTGCTGTAAGAACCACAGTATAACTTCCTGCTTTGGAGTACTTATGCTTCGGGTTCTGCTGGACTGAAGTTGTTCCGTCTCCAAAACTCCATTTCCACTTCGTCGGTGTTCCTGTGCTTGTGTCAGTAAAGGCAACTGTTAATGGCACCTTTCCTGAGGTAGGAGATGCAGAAAAGTTTGCTACTGGAGAGCTTGAAGTGCTGCCAAACACCGCTTTATACGCATTGATCAGTCCTGATCCATAGTCATTATCCTTTCCTGTAGATCCAAGATCCTTAGCTGTACTTTCTAATTTCTGTTTTACCTCAGATGGCTTCATTGTAGGGTTCTTTTGAAGTATTAATGCTGCAGTTCCGGAAACATGTGGTGTTGCCATGGAAGTTCCGGACCCAGATGCGTATCCACTACCCGGATATGTTGAAGGAACAGACACTCCAGGCGCAGAAACATCAGGTTTAATATATGTCTGATCATTTAAAGTGACAGGACCCCGGCTGCTAAAGTATGCTATTGAATTGGAGGAATCTGTTGCACCGACGGTAACTGAATTGAGTTCATCACCTGGGCAGTTGATTGTGCCAGATCCATACAAACCATCATTGCCAGCCGCTATAACAGGAACTATACCTGCTGCCACAACATTGTTTATTGTAGTTGTAAATAACGAGCTATGTTCTGAAGATCCCCCGCTATAACTTATAATACGGGCATTATTATTAACCGCCCACTCAAAGCCAAGAATACTGTCAGATAAATACCCAGAACCTTCTGAATCAAACACCTTTGCAACAATCAGCTTTGTGCCTGGTGCAACTCCGGTTTGTATGCCATTAGCCCCGGTCCCTGAAATTGTTCCGGATATATGAGTGCCGTGCCCTTCATCATCATATGCAGACGATTTTGAGTTTACATAGTCTATCCAGCCGACAACTTTCGGGTCGTTTGTACCGGAACTGTCATCAAGATCGTCAAGATCGGGGTGTGTCGCATCAATTCCTGTGTCCACGACAGCAACAGTTATTCCTTTCCCAGTTATACCCCGCTGCCATACTGCAGGCGCATCAATTTTATCAACGCCCCATGCATCTGTGGATGCTGCATTAGACTGGGTAGTTGATGTCTTCATCTTTTCCAAAGAAGTTTCGGATTGCTCTGGTATAGAGACAATTTGATCAGGTTCGATTCTCGCGACATCAGATCTTTTGGCAAGAGAAGCTGCAACTCCAGGGGTTACCTTTACAGCAATAGCATTAATTAGTTTAATAGATTTTATTTCCTGTGCGTTGCTTTTTGATTTTTCACTCTCAAGAAACTTTACGAGATTTTTCTGTTCACTCTCTATTTGAGATTTTCCAGCAGCAGTATTAAATTTAATACTCTGGTTTGGTAACTCTATAATTACCGGAATTTTCTCAGTTTCTGAGATTTCTCCAAGTTTAGAAGATAAACTCGTTGAGATCTTATCATTTGAATTTAGACTGGAAGACGAGTTTGTATCTTCAGCCAGGGCGGTAAACGAAAATAAAGATACTAATAACGATGATATACATATGAAACATAACAGTTCAAAAATAGTTTTTCTTAAAGGCTTCCGGACTTTTTTTTCCACTTATTCACACTCCGTTCAAAGTTATTTTATTATTAAGGGGCACGTTTTTCTGTAACCAAAATATTTGTGTTTTCCAGACCCTGCATTCAAAAATATTGCAATAGACAATTATCAAGTACTAAATTTTTTGTAACTAATATGCAGGCGTTCAACTCTATTAAGGGGTGCAAAACCCTATAGAGATCTGGTTCTAAATATAAAATACTTATGAGGTTCAGAGGCCTAATATTTAATTTAATCTCGAGATATGCTTAAAAAAGGAATTGCTATGAATATTAGTTGTACAAACTTCTTCAATAAACAGCAAATATAACTAACATTCAAAAGTTCATAAAATAGGGAGAAAGTGAGATTGCAACTATCAAGACTCCATGAGAAACTAAAAATTAGAGTTTTGCATGTTATAGGAACCAATAAGACTAATTATAGTAGTTTTGTCGGAGAGTTAGAATCCAAAGCTAAACAGGAAATTACCCTGTGAATAGGACAGTTTTGAATTTTCTTTTAAACTTTTAAGGACCTAAAAAATCTTATGAAACAATAAGTGTTAAATTTTTTATTCTATCAAATAACTTGAATCTTGTTTTCTCTTAAAAATATATCTTATTTTTGTCTAAATTAGATATTACTTCATTATAAATTGTAAAATTTATTGAGAGGGTTCTGGAATTCTCCCCTGGTATTTGTTTATGAAACCTCTACTTCTCCCGATAAACTTTAGCTGTATTTTTGACAGAGGCAATTACTGCTTTTTCTATTAGTGATAAAGAGGGATACAGCACCTGACTGAGAGTTAAGAAAAAAGCACTATAATTTATAGTGTTTTCGGATACTAAAACTCTAGTTTGACCCTTGGTGTTAGAGAACGGGAATGCCATGACTGCAAAATAAAGTATTAGAGAGATATCAGTACTGTAATATAGAGGTATCAGTACTGTAATATAGAGGTATCAGTACTGTAACCAATATCAACAATTTTACTTTAAAATCGAAGTTTTACAGTATATAACACCTATAAAACGTGGAGAAGAGCTTTAGACTTGTTCTTAAAAAAGAGAAGGATGAACCAAGAAGCTTCTCCCTCTAAATTGAGTCACTATAACTTGTTTTATCCAGGCTGAATAATTACACTTAATGAATAATTCCTCTACTGTCCTTAATAAATAATTTCCCTATGCCCTTTTGTTTTTTTCAATTTAAGGTTTTATTTGATCTCAGCGTATATACCAGGTCTTGTATTTGTTGTCACTGTTATGTAATTTGTCTTCGTTATAGTACTGCTGCCTGCCGCATTGCTTACTGTAAATGTAATCTTATATTTTCCTGCCTGTAAATACTGATGTTTTGGATTCTTTTCCCTTGAAACTGTCCCGTCTCCAAAACTCCATTTGTATGCAGTCGGATTTCCTGAGCTCTTGTCAGTAAATGCAACAGTTAACGGGGCTTTCCCTGAAGTTGGATATGCAGAAAATGAAGCAGCAGGTTTTGATACTATAACTATATAATTTGTCTTTGTTACCGTGTTACTGCCGACAGCATTTACTGCTGTAAGAGCAACAGTATAATTTCCTGCTTTGGAATACTTATGCTTTGGGTTCTGCTGGACTGAGGTTGTTCCGTCTCCAAAACTCCATTTCCACTTTGTCGGTATTCCTGTACTTGTATCCGTAAAGGCAATTGTTAATGGCGCTTTTCCTGAGGTCGGAGTAGCTGAAAACACGGTGATCGGTTTTTGTGCAGGTGTTTTCACAATTATATAGTTCTTTATTGTTTTCGTACTTGTTCCGACTGCACTTTTTACTGTTAAACTGACAGTGTAATTTCCGGCTTTACTGTATGTGTACACAGGATTCTTTGATGTTGAAGTTTTTCCATCTCCAAAGCTCCATTTCCATGATGTTGGGGTGCCTGTACTTTTATCCATAAAATTAACTTTCAGCGGAATGTTTCCTGAAGTTCGGGATACAGAGAAATCAGCCGTCGGCGATTTTTCATTTTCGAGAGTCAGAAGGTATATACCACGTTCTCCTGCTCTATCAGACCAAAAAGCAATTTTTTTACCATCTGGACTCCATATCGGAAATGAGTCCGTTGCTGAACCTGAGGTTAACTGAACTTTATTTTTTCCATCGGCATCCATAATCCATATATCTTCACTTCCACTTTTGTCAGACATATATACAATTTTTTTGCCATCAGGTGAATACATAGGGTAGTTATCTTTTGCTGAATCTGAAGTGAGTTGACTTTTACCGGTTCCGTCAGCTTTTATAGTATATATTTCCGTTTTTTCGTCTTCATATGACTCACCTTTTCCGGCATAATATACTATTTTTGAACCGTCCGGAGACCATATCTGTGACTGTCTGGACTGAGTTTGAGGAGCAATTAATCCTGGCCGAAAACTGGTCAGATCTTTACCGACCTTTCCTATGTCAATATAGTAGTCAGTGTCAGCTGGTCCGTGCGCACAAACTGCTATTTTTGACCCATCGGGTGACATGGCAATACTGTTAGCTATACCCATGTTTCCGAGATTATGTTTATTCGACCCATCTGAGTTCATTTCCCAGTAGGAACCCCCAATTTCTTCATATATCTCAGCGTAAAGTATTTTTGAGCCTGTAGGAAACCAGGTGTATATATAATGGTACCTGTACCAGACGGTATCAAGCAATTGTTTTTTTCCGGTCCCGTCTGCATTCATTACCCATAAATCGCTTCTGGGCCCTGCAGCGTCATCATACAGGTTTTCGATATATGAAATTTTGTTTCCGTCGGGAGACCATGCGTAGCTGGATGTAAAATTCTTTCCGTTTGTGGAGGTAAGTTTCTTTTCTCCTGTACCATCTGAAAACACCTTATACAGCCCATTTTCCCTTGAGAAAAGGATTTCTCTTCCATCCGGAGACCAAACTGGATAATCAGATGCAGCATTGGATGCCACTTTTGTTAACTTCTCAGCTTCCAGAGCATCAGCTACTAGGATATTTGATGCCATAAATAATAATACAGTATAAATTATTGACAGATATAAAACTCTTGGATTTATTTTCATTGTATTCCCCTCAATTCAACCCGTATAATTACTCTTATTTTCCTTAGTCTCAGTATTACTTTTTTGTTTCAATTGTAAAATTAAACACGGTTTTGAGACAGTCTGTTAATTACTCTTTTTCCATCAATTTCGCGAAAATTAATATTATCGGGCACACTCACTTATATATATTTAAATCTTGCTATATTATTTGTATAACCCTGTTAAAAAAATAATAATTGAGAATTTGATTACAAAATTTAAAAAATAATACAAAAAAATAAAAATAAATAGTAATTTTTGATAAAATATACGCTATAAATGGAAAAATACAATCCTATTTCTGTAATTTTCCTTTTAATATTTTATTACGCGCTCCTTTTTTCTGAAAAATATCCCTAACTACTCAAAAGTGTAATTTGAATCTTTTCCTACTTATTCGGTTTTTTGCCTTAACTTGGAACTTCCGACAGCCATTTCCACAAGCTCCAGTTGAGATAATAATTGCAAATTTTCAAATAATTCTCCTAAAACAACGATAGAAAAATTGTTATTTTTTGAAGGTACCTGCAAAAATCAGTTCAATCTAACAGACACAAGTTAAGTGATGTAGCTCAATCTAATAGGCACAAATTAAATGATGTGAGTTCAGTTATTTGAACACAAATAAACGTAACTCTTAGGTCTGGAAAAGCAAAGCAAGTTTAGCATTTTGACATGTCTGAAAAATAATCTCCCCATACCCTCTAGCTTTGACCTTTTATATCTTTTAATTCAAAATGTTCATTTTTTGGAAACCGTAACATATCCAGATATAGTTTTTGTGCTACTTCCTTTCGCATTCTTCACTGTTAAGCTAACAGTATATTTTCCTGCTTTACTGTAGGTATATGCAGGACTCTTCAATGTTGAAGTTTTTCCATTTCCAAAGCTCCATTTCCAGCTAATAGGGACATTTGAGCTTTTATCCGTGAATTTGACTTTCAGTGGCATATTTTCTGAAGTTGGGGATGCAGAGAAATCAGCAACAGGTTTGTTTCCGTTTTCTAAAGTAAGAGTGTATATACCCCGATCTCCTCCCCTCTCAGAGTAAAAAGCAATTTTTTTGCCATCAGTACTCCATACCGGAAATGAGTCCCTTGCTGAATCCGTTGTTAACTGCACTTTGTTTTTCCCATCGGCATCCATGACCCATATATCTTCATTTCCACTTTTATCAGACATATATACAATTTTTTGTCTCAGTGAAAAGACCATTTTTAACATTTGATATCTAACTTACACGAATTTCGGCACTACTTTTTATCATAAATATAATTAAATACGGTTTTGAAACCGCCTGTTAAACTGCATTTTCCATTATTTTATTTTATCATAAAATAAAATTAATGAGTAGGGATCAGAATAAACATTTAAACATTTACATTTAGTTCAAAATTTTTATAAAAGTTTTCTATTTGGTATAGTATTGGTAGTAAACTGGCTTAATAATGCAATTTACGTAGGAATTTCAACTACTAAGGGCATGAAAAATAACACATAACTTTAAAATCTCAAATCAGTGCACCTAAAATAAAAAACTAAAATATAATTCGTTACTGAAAATTGCAAACTTAACAATTATATTTAAATTTACCCAAAAAGTAGATTCTCTATTTTGCGAAATTGGTCAATGACACATTCAACTATATAAAATGGTATGGGAGATACATATATAAGGAAAGCAGCACAAACTCAAAAAATAGCTCTAATAAAAAACGATTTAAAAAATATATAAATGGGATAGCGCGGATTTGAACCGCGGTCCAAGCGTCCCAAACGCTCGAGGATGGACCAAGCTACCCTACTATCCCAAGGGTACTTCCCTTCAAACGATATTATCCTTTATATAGCTTTCGTTAGAACATGGATCTGTCATGCTATCTCTAATAACTTTTTATGGAAAAATCAAAACTCCTTTTGTCTGAAAACTCTTTCGGTCTGATCTTTCCTGAATAAATTTTGAATTTTTTCTGAGACTGTTTTTACTTCCAGCGTCGATAAATCTCGTTTTCTATCCCGAGCAGGTCAAGTGTCCTTCCTACCATGGTATCTATCAGGTCTTCAAGGGTTCTGGGCCGTGAATAAAAGCCAGGGCAGGCTGGAAGGATGCTTGCTCCTGCTTTTTTAGCCCTGAGCATATTTTCGATGTGTATAAGGTTAAGCGGGGTTTCTCGGGTCATCAGGATAAGTTTTCTTTCCTCTTTGAGGCAGACGTCTGCAGCTCTTGTAAGAAGAGTATCGGATACCCCATTTGCCACGGCTGCAAGAGTTTTCATGCTGCACGGAGCAATAACCATTCCTCCTGTCCTGTATGAACCACTAGCGATTGGTGCTGAAAAATCTTTCTGGGCATAGCTCCAGGTTGCAAGTTTTTCTACTGCTTCGGGGGTGTAATCAGTCTCAATCCTTATTATCTGGCTTGCGGCATCCGTCAAAACCAGATGGGTTTTAATTCCTTTTTCCTCCAGTACTTCAAGGAGGCGAATTCCATACTGGACCCCTGAGGCTCCACTGATTCCTACTGCTATCTCCATTTTATCCTGCCGTTAGTGTTCCTGCTGGTAACTCACTATTCATCTCTATGCATTATTCAAATCGTTATTTTGCCTTCCCAGTTCATCTTCTTTTTTGTAAAAAGCAATGAAACTTTCTATCATTTCACCAGCAACTGAGACTACATCTTTTATTTCTTCAGGGCTAATATTATCCTTGTGTATTCCGACAACAAATACCGAGGTCTTCCTTGTGGCCCTGCTCACCTGCCTTGCCCCATCCAGAGCAAGATATTCCTCCCGGTGCCCAGGCATTGTTATCACCGATGAACTTGCTCTCTGGCTTTTCTCATCAAAAAGTCCTACGGCAACAGCTCCCACATGTTCTTCTCCACCTGTGAGAGTCAGCATGTAGTCTTCCCCTACCTTTTTTGCATCAAGTATAACCTCAATTTTCCCCACTTTCCGTTTAATCTGAAACAAATTCCTACCTCGGTCCTTAAAATTTCAAGGAAAT belongs to Methanosarcina barkeri 3 and includes:
- a CDS encoding PKD domain-containing protein — translated: MASNILVADALEAEKLTKVASNAASDYPVWSPDGREILFSRENGLYKVFSDGTGEKKLTSTNGKNFTSSYAWSPDGNKISYIENLYDDAAGPRSDLWVMNADGTGKKQLLDTVWYRYHYIYTWFPTGSKILYAEIYEEIGGSYWEMNSDGSNKHNLGNMGIANSIAMSPDGSKIAVCAHGPADTDYYIDIGKVGKDLTSFRPGLIAPQTQSRQSQIWSPDGSKIVYYAGKGESYEDEKTEIYTIKADGTGKSQLTSDSAKDNYPMYSPDGKKIVYMSDKSGSEDIWIMDADGKNKVQLTSGSATDSFPIWSPDGKKIAFWSDRAGERGIYLLTLENEKSPTADFSVSRTSGNIPLKVNFMDKSTGTPTSWKWSFGDGKTSTSKNPVYTYSKAGNYTVSLTVKSAVGTSTKTIKNYIIVKTPAQKPITVFSATPTSGKAPLTIAFTDTSTGIPTKWKWSFGDGTTSVQQNPKHKYSKAGNYTVALTAVNAVGSNTVTKTNYIVIVSKPAASFSAYPTSGKAPLTVAFTDKSSGNPTAYKWSFGDGTVSREKNPKHQYLQAGKYKITFTVSNAAGSSTITKTNYITVTTNTRPGIYAEIK
- a CDS encoding ATP-binding protein, translating into MKYENVDIFTFNSCKPKKEQSPVGSGTEENAGSKESPAEVIKENLAELGNDSPDEISPENRNMSKIANSIEGAPDPVTSDLITSILTSDTEEILQPPLFEDMRKDCLENVPDLTPTKSSIESDIKSDIESDIESDLEFDILSGHAEAIFKSSSLSTTAHVSKTASLPLSDLSFESEVLGSSVKEAFPFEGFAGCDDNVLKAAPVSEAFGIVTTGIEPLELTPSGAVITGYITSARRSEIRLGTYVVVPYENREKLFARVGKLQYRQEFVVDDATEIHSRRMLSAGGNPVNEDDYKFLACLDPLCILYRKADGKLTRRMADRIPHPNTPILPVTDRLEVQTGLNIPEEGIFLGHLSVGGELLKTNSEPETVAYYLRNDYSMGDPLIFRHMLICGSTGTGKTFLSKNILRQFLREDNRYRLRSSPDKARKNPCLVIMDPQDEYSQLFEDNETLTDGDKFRFESENVTYGRVLSTRAFVAKVDGQRYPGDKSRAEQIEFTIPFSLVEHNSWLIAAAGMSELQYIGLEVLLGDFFKSSVPHTYQNFVNHIDNEGTRSYYVDSGKLHESSYDGIVRRVRNPFFSKVFDRDATSIIDLVDKIFKPGQISVFPTEYISAPRIRDLIVLTIMSLIVDNKLNTTGKEAIKETPIILALDEAHRYLSNANGEHSRLIISRFADAARQGRKEGLGLFLITQDPQDIDDTVFKQINTKLILNLNNDAAITSLKVPKEYERRIPYLKKGQMIIHSPDNSDIVEIIGLSNCVVRHR
- a CDS encoding UbiX family flavin prenyltransferase produces the protein MEIAVGISGASGVQYGIRLLEVLEEKGIKTHLVLTDAASQIIRIETDYTPEAVEKLATWSYAQKDFSAPIASGSYRTGGMVIAPCSMKTLAAVANGVSDTLLTRAADVCLKEERKLILMTRETPLNLIHIENMLRAKKAGASILPACPGFYSRPRTLEDLIDTMVGRTLDLLGIENEIYRRWK
- a CDS encoding PKD domain-containing protein, with translation MSDKSGNEDIWVMDADGKNKVQLTTDSARDSFPVWSTDGKKIAFYSERGGDRGIYTLTLENGNKPVADFSASPTSENMPLKVKFTDKSSNVPISWKWSFGNGKTSTLKSPAYTYSKAGKYTVSLTVKNAKGSSTKTISGYVTVSKK
- a CDS encoding S8 family serine peptidase, whose amino-acid sequence is MEKKVRKPLRKTIFELLCFICISSLLVSLFSFTALAEDTNSSSSLNSNDKISTSLSSKLGEISETEKIPVIIELPNQSIKFNTAAGKSQIESEQKNLVKFLESEKSKSNAQEIKSIKLINAIAVKVTPGVAASLAKRSDVARIEPDQIVSIPEQSETSLEKMKTSTTQSNAASTDAWGVDKIDAPAVWQRGITGKGITVAVVDTGIDATHPDLDDLDDSSGTNDPKVVGWIDYVNSKSSAYDDEGHGTHISGTISGTGANGIQTGVAPGTKLIVAKVFDSEGSGYLSDSILGFEWAVNNNARIISYSGGSSEHSSLFTTTINNVVAAGIVPVIAAGNDGLYGSGTINCPGDELNSVTVGATDSSNSIAYFSSRGPVTLNDQTYIKPDVSAPGVSVPSTYPGSGYASGSGTSMATPHVSGTAALILQKNPTMKPSEVKQKLESTAKDLGSTGKDNDYGSGLINAYKAVFGSTSSSPVANFSASPTSGKVPLTVAFTDTSTGTPTKWKWSFGDGTTSVQQNPKHKYSKAGSYTVVLTAANAAGSSTVTKTNYIVVVSKPAASFSATPTSGKAPLTVAFTDTSTGTPTKWKWSFGDGTTSVQQNPKHKYSKAGNYTVALTAVNAVGSNTVTKTNYIVVVSKPAAAFSAYPTSGKSPLTVAFTDKSSGNPTAYKWSFGDGSISREKNPKHQYLQAGKYKITFTVSNAAGSSTITKTNYITVTTNTRPGIYAESK